Proteins encoded together in one Actinomycetota bacterium window:
- a CDS encoding putative toxin-antitoxin system toxin component, PIN family, translating to MPAPRRVVIDPNVLVSAAITPSGATAAVTDLVDAGIIVPIVSPMLLAELDGVLRREKFREYLSPPEVDAYVAELARRGEPWDDLADPPTVSPDRDDDYLIALARAAGADALVTGDTDLIELDLPDVPVLTPRQLLEIHATDAEPSAEPGSPPT from the coding sequence GTGCCAGCTCCACGCCGGGTCGTCATCGACCCCAACGTGCTGGTCTCGGCCGCCATCACCCCGTCCGGCGCCACCGCGGCGGTCACCGACCTCGTCGACGCCGGGATCATCGTTCCGATCGTCTCACCGATGCTCTTGGCGGAGCTCGATGGCGTCCTTCGCAGAGAGAAGTTCCGCGAGTACCTGTCCCCGCCGGAGGTGGATGCCTACGTTGCCGAGCTTGCCCGTCGAGGCGAGCCATGGGACGACCTGGCCGACCCTCCGACCGTCAGTCCCGATCGTGACGACGACTACCTGATCGCTCTCGCCCGGGCCGCGGGTGCCGATGCCCTCGTCACGGGCGATACGGACCTGATCGAACTCGACCTGCCAGACGTACCGGTTCTCACGCCGAGGCAGCTACTCGAGATCCACGCCACGGATGCCGAGCCTTCGGCCGAGCCGGGATCACCTCCGACCTGA
- a CDS encoding ribbon-helix-helix protein, CopG family translates to MEIKLDDDLLALVDQRAAASGKARDEVIVEAVRRQLEGGRLRDILKAARECSGLSEEEAMRLAIAEQKAYRVERAADAG, encoded by the coding sequence CGACGACCTGCTCGCGCTCGTCGATCAGCGCGCCGCCGCTTCGGGCAAGGCCCGTGATGAAGTCATCGTCGAGGCTGTTCGCCGGCAGCTCGAAGGTGGACGGCTACGCGACATCCTCAAGGCGGCGCGTGAGTGCAGTGGCCTCTCCGAGGAAGAGGCGATGCGGCTGGCGATCGCTGAGCAGAAGGCCTACCGCGTGGAGCGCGCGGCCGACGCCGGGTAG